Proteins from a genomic interval of Mesobacillus sp. S13:
- a CDS encoding class I SAM-dependent methyltransferase: MSVTPVEQLFTAFNTSADILKEELSCTYLEALAESGENMFQGTVLQDELNEVAKKRLEKVYKEINLDSFSKEEIRKGFQLAILKGMKEHVQPNHQMTPDSVGMFIGYLVNKFVDKKSFRLLDPAVGTGNLLATVLNQQTDKEIDSIGVEIDDLLIRLAFVNANLQKHPVEFFNQDSLEPLFVDPADAVICDLPVGYYPNDLRAEQYEVKAKEGHTYSHHMFIEQSTNHVKEGGYLFFMIPNGLFESEQAPMLHEFIKNHLIVQGVLQLPASLFKNKQASKSILILQKNGEEVKPPKQALLAELPKLSDGAAVNRMLNKIDQWFTDNKSSHN, translated from the coding sequence GTGAGTGTAACTCCGGTCGAACAATTATTTACTGCGTTCAATACGAGTGCGGATATTTTAAAAGAAGAGTTGTCATGTACATATTTGGAGGCGCTGGCCGAAAGCGGCGAGAACATGTTCCAGGGTACAGTGCTCCAGGATGAATTGAATGAAGTGGCCAAAAAGCGCCTTGAAAAAGTATACAAAGAAATCAACCTTGATTCCTTTAGCAAAGAAGAAATCAGGAAGGGCTTCCAGCTTGCAATCTTGAAGGGCATGAAGGAGCATGTGCAGCCGAATCATCAGATGACACCTGATTCTGTCGGCATGTTCATCGGCTACCTGGTCAATAAGTTTGTCGACAAGAAGTCATTCAGGCTGCTTGATCCTGCAGTCGGAACCGGTAACCTGCTGGCTACGGTTTTGAACCAGCAGACAGACAAAGAAATTGACTCAATCGGTGTCGAGATTGATGACCTGCTGATCCGGCTGGCCTTCGTCAATGCCAATTTACAAAAGCATCCGGTAGAATTTTTCAATCAGGACAGTCTTGAACCACTATTTGTCGATCCAGCAGATGCCGTCATTTGCGATCTTCCAGTCGGTTACTACCCTAATGATCTTCGCGCGGAGCAATATGAGGTAAAAGCAAAAGAAGGCCATACGTATTCTCATCATATGTTCATCGAGCAAAGTACGAATCATGTAAAAGAAGGCGGCTACTTGTTTTTCATGATTCCAAACGGTCTTTTTGAGAGCGAACAAGCCCCAATGCTTCATGAATTCATTAAAAACCATCTGATTGTCCAGGGAGTATTGCAGCTTCCAGCGTCTTTGTTTAAAAATAAGCAGGCATCTAAAAGCATTCTTATTCTTCAAAAGAATGGTGAAGAAGTGAAGCCGCCAAAACAGGCACTCCTTGCCGAACTTCCAAAGCTTTCGGACGGAGCAGCCGTTAACAGGATGCTGAATAAAATCGACCAATGGTTTACCGACAATAAGTCTAGCCATAACTAG
- a CDS encoding RDD family protein, translated as MGTDTPLEQSETSKLQDRGELDPDAYVRAKGQDNPEADVYGTGKSEPLNHLYSGLYAGFWTRFWAYLLDLVVIGSINRMIINPVFRALDVSLIEDSVFSPVAIATAVVFYLYFVLMTKFLGQTLGKMVFGLKVVELDGKGLSWGTVIFREWIGRFISATIMVLYVVVAFTKKKQGLHDLFADTTVIYEPR; from the coding sequence ATGGGAACCGACACACCATTAGAACAGTCTGAAACTAGCAAGTTACAAGATCGGGGCGAGCTCGACCCTGACGCTTATGTACGAGCGAAAGGTCAGGACAATCCAGAAGCTGATGTTTATGGAACTGGAAAGAGTGAACCCTTGAACCATTTATATTCCGGTCTCTATGCCGGGTTTTGGACGCGTTTTTGGGCCTATCTGCTTGACTTGGTGGTAATCGGAAGCATCAACCGGATGATCATCAATCCGGTGTTCCGGGCGCTGGATGTATCGTTGATCGAAGACAGTGTTTTTTCACCCGTGGCCATTGCCACTGCAGTCGTCTTCTATTTGTATTTTGTGTTAATGACAAAGTTCCTCGGTCAGACGCTCGGAAAAATGGTCTTTGGCTTGAAAGTAGTCGAGCTGGATGGCAAAGGGCTATCTTGGGGAACTGTTATTTTCCGTGAATGGATTGGCCGTTTCATTTCAGCGACCATCATGGTTTTGTATGTGGTCGTTGCTTTTACAAAAAAGAAACAGGGACTGCATGACCTGTTCGCCGATACAACCGTCATATATGAACCACGTTAA
- the ytfJ gene encoding GerW family sporulation protein: MSDHPIQGLMTTAMESLKEMIDVNTIIGDPVETPDGSVILTVSKVGFGFAAGGSEFVLESSKGGSGGSGGSGGSGGQSGGAQHPFGGGSGGGVSITPIAFLIVNSKGVKMLHLDENTHLYEKILDLAPQAVEKIQQMLSKKDQNSQDSSQNKDQKQNDYNGPKTDLDI; encoded by the coding sequence ATGTCCGACCATCCAATTCAAGGATTAATGACAACTGCCATGGAAAGCTTGAAAGAAATGATTGATGTCAACACAATCATTGGGGACCCTGTAGAAACACCGGATGGAAGTGTAATCCTGACAGTTTCTAAGGTGGGTTTCGGTTTCGCAGCTGGTGGAAGTGAGTTCGTGTTGGAAAGCTCGAAGGGAGGTTCCGGAGGTTCAGGTGGCTCAGGTGGGTCTGGTGGACAATCCGGAGGAGCGCAGCACCCATTCGGAGGAGGTAGCGGGGGCGGCGTGTCAATCACCCCAATTGCTTTCTTGATTGTCAACTCCAAGGGTGTAAAAATGCTTCATCTTGATGAAAATACACATTTGTATGAGAAGATTCTAGACCTTGCCCCTCAGGCAGTGGAAAAAATCCAGCAAATGTTGTCTAAGAAGGATCAGAACAGCCAGGATAGCAGCCAGAACAAGGATCAAAAGCAAAATGACTATAATGGACCGAAGACGGATCTTGATATTTAG
- a CDS encoding NAD kinase, which translates to MPDRRNIYFHHTPDTSMLEKVEPLYKLAQQYNFNIINDHRNANIIVSVGDDGTFLQAVRKTGFRDDCLYAGISVTGSLNMYCDFHLEDTDKMIEAITNSQIEVRRYPTIEVTIDGDTTFGCLNEFSVRSAIIKAFVMDVYIDDKHFETFRGDGMIVATPTGSTAYNKSVNGAVVDPLLPCMQVSELASVNNNDFRTLGSSFILSGDRKLTFKVAQDGNDYPIMGMDNEALSIQHVEKFDVKLSNKIIKTVKLKDNSFWEKVKRTFL; encoded by the coding sequence ATGCCAGATCGCCGCAATATTTATTTTCACCATACGCCAGACACAAGCATGCTGGAAAAAGTTGAACCCCTCTATAAACTGGCACAACAGTATAATTTCAATATCATAAATGATCACCGTAACGCTAATATCATCGTCAGCGTTGGGGATGACGGTACATTCCTGCAGGCTGTCAGAAAAACAGGCTTCCGCGATGATTGCCTGTATGCCGGCATTTCGGTCACCGGTTCCTTGAATATGTACTGCGATTTCCATCTAGAAGATACAGATAAAATGATCGAAGCTATCACAAATTCACAAATCGAGGTCAGGCGCTACCCGACAATCGAGGTCACAATCGATGGAGATACAACATTTGGCTGCCTGAATGAGTTCAGCGTCCGTTCAGCGATCATCAAGGCTTTTGTAATGGATGTCTATATTGATGACAAGCATTTTGAAACCTTCCGTGGTGACGGCATGATCGTAGCAACCCCTACAGGAAGCACAGCTTACAATAAATCGGTCAACGGCGCAGTGGTCGACCCGCTGCTTCCTTGCATGCAGGTGAGCGAGCTTGCTTCAGTGAACAATAATGACTTCCGTACGCTTGGCTCTTCATTCATCCTTAGCGGTGACCGGAAGCTTACCTTCAAGGTTGCCCAGGACGGCAATGATTATCCAATCATGGGAATGGATAATGAAGCACTAAGCATCCAGCATGTCGAGAAATTCGACGTCAAGCTGAGCAATAAAATAATCAAGACAGTCAAACTTAAGGACAACTCCTTCTGGGAAAAAGTGAAGAGGACATTCCTTTAA
- a CDS encoding molybdenum cofactor biosynthesis protein B — translation MSTQEHKKAAPSQVRCKVITVSDTRTPETDKSGKLMMEMLEAAGHKIVDYVIVKDEAEPIKSEVLKGCSNPEVDVVLTNGGTGIAKRDVTIETVQGIFEKEIPGFGEIFRMLSYTEDIGSAALLSRAAAGVVNDRAVFSTPGSTGAVRLAMEKLIIPEIGHVVRELTKDL, via the coding sequence ATGAGTACACAGGAACACAAGAAGGCTGCACCGAGCCAGGTGCGCTGTAAAGTCATAACCGTAAGCGACACAAGAACACCCGAAACAGATAAAAGCGGCAAGTTAATGATGGAAATGCTTGAGGCTGCAGGTCATAAGATCGTCGATTACGTCATTGTCAAAGACGAGGCAGAACCGATTAAATCCGAAGTCTTGAAAGGCTGCAGCAATCCTGAAGTGGATGTAGTCTTGACAAATGGCGGAACGGGGATTGCCAAACGAGACGTAACGATCGAAACAGTCCAGGGCATCTTCGAAAAAGAAATACCAGGATTCGGTGAGATTTTCCGCATGCTCAGCTACACTGAAGATATAGGGTCGGCTGCTCTGCTATCGCGTGCCGCAGCCGGAGTCGTGAATGACCGGGCCGTCTTCTCAACACCAGGTTCAACAGGTGCCGTTCGCCTGGCAATGGAAAAGTTGATTATACCCGAAATCGGACATGTGGTGAGAGAACTGACGAAGGATTTATAG
- a CDS encoding argininosuccinate synthase, whose product MAENKVVLAYSGGLDTSVAIKWLKDQGYAVIACCLDVGEGKDLEFIKQKALKVGAIQSYVLDVKEEFANDYALYALQAHALYEGKYPLVSALSRPLISKKLVEIAEMEGATAVAHGCTGKGNDQVRFEVSIKALNPDLKVIAPVREWKWSREEEIAYAANNGIPIPINLDSPFSIDQNLWGRSNECGILEDPWQAPPVEAYELTSELEDTPDTPDLIEIEFVEGVPTAIDGKAYPLSELILELNSIAGKHGVGRIDHVENRLVGIKSREVYEAPAAMTLIKAHKELEDITLVKEVAHFKPVIEKKMTELIYEGLWFSPLKDALAAFLKSTQKHVTGTVRVKLFKGHAIIEGRKSPYSLYNEKLATYTADDEFDHNAAVGFINLWGLPTVVHSMVQGKKVTV is encoded by the coding sequence ATGGCTGAAAATAAAGTGGTGCTTGCCTATTCCGGCGGGCTTGATACATCTGTTGCAATTAAATGGCTTAAGGACCAGGGATACGCGGTAATAGCGTGCTGCCTTGATGTTGGTGAAGGAAAGGATCTTGAGTTCATAAAACAAAAAGCTTTGAAGGTCGGTGCGATTCAATCATACGTTTTGGATGTCAAAGAAGAATTCGCCAATGATTATGCACTTTATGCCCTTCAGGCACATGCACTTTACGAAGGCAAATATCCTCTGGTATCAGCGCTGTCACGTCCATTGATTTCTAAGAAACTAGTAGAAATAGCAGAAATGGAGGGGGCAACAGCTGTTGCGCATGGCTGCACAGGAAAAGGAAATGACCAGGTACGATTTGAGGTTTCCATCAAAGCATTGAATCCGGATCTTAAGGTCATTGCTCCTGTCCGTGAGTGGAAATGGTCACGTGAAGAAGAAATCGCTTATGCAGCCAACAATGGTATTCCGATTCCAATCAATCTCGACAGCCCGTTCTCCATCGACCAGAATCTTTGGGGAAGAAGCAATGAATGCGGAATCTTAGAGGATCCATGGCAGGCGCCTCCAGTTGAGGCCTATGAACTGACATCCGAGCTTGAAGATACGCCGGATACACCTGATCTCATTGAAATAGAATTTGTTGAAGGTGTTCCGACAGCGATTGATGGAAAAGCTTATCCTCTGTCAGAATTGATCCTTGAACTTAACAGTATCGCAGGCAAGCATGGTGTGGGAAGGATTGACCATGTGGAAAACCGTCTTGTCGGAATCAAGTCTCGTGAAGTATATGAAGCTCCTGCCGCGATGACATTGATCAAGGCTCACAAGGAACTGGAGGATATCACTCTCGTAAAAGAGGTAGCCCACTTCAAGCCGGTAATTGAGAAGAAGATGACCGAACTGATTTACGAAGGGCTATGGTTCTCTCCGCTAAAAGATGCTCTGGCAGCGTTCCTGAAATCAACACAGAAGCATGTAACAGGAACAGTTCGAGTCAAGCTTTTCAAAGGGCATGCGATCATTGAAGGCAGAAAATCTCCGTATTCCCTATACAATGAAAAACTGGCTACTTACACTGCTGACGATGAGTTCGACCATAATGCTGCCGTTGGATTCATCAATCTGTGGGGACTGCCAACAGTTGTCCACAGCATGGTCCAGGGCAAGAAGGTGA
- the sppA gene encoding signal peptide peptidase SppA, with protein sequence MNGKRWAALGIAVGLFIASTVINFLSTFAFSDAENAFTDMFAVSEEMFAEEIIEEGDMLSKIAVLSINGVIQDTGDAESFFESPLYNHQAFMEQLDYVKESDDVKAIILQVNSPGGGVVESAQIHDKIKEIQKETKKPVYVSMGSMAASGGYYVSAPADKIFASPETLTGSLGVIMQGVNYAGLAEKYGVEFTTIKSGPYKDIMSPSRPMTDDERQILQSMIDNSYEGFVKVISEGRGLSVERVKEIADGRIYDGRQAKQLKLIDGFGYLEDVIDSVRKDQKLGDATVVKYTESMGFGSFFSMSAQKIMGKDAEMAGLMKILSQPNSPRLMYLYAE encoded by the coding sequence ATGAATGGTAAAAGGTGGGCGGCTTTAGGAATAGCCGTCGGATTATTCATTGCATCAACAGTTATTAATTTTCTGTCGACATTCGCTTTCAGTGACGCAGAAAATGCATTTACAGATATGTTTGCAGTATCGGAAGAGATGTTTGCGGAAGAAATTATCGAAGAAGGTGACATGCTGAGCAAAATAGCCGTATTGTCTATCAATGGAGTGATCCAGGATACAGGAGATGCTGAATCATTTTTCGAAAGTCCGCTCTATAACCATCAAGCATTCATGGAGCAACTTGATTATGTAAAAGAAAGTGACGATGTTAAGGCGATTATCCTTCAAGTGAACTCGCCAGGTGGCGGCGTCGTGGAAAGTGCGCAAATCCATGACAAGATCAAGGAAATCCAAAAGGAAACGAAAAAACCGGTTTATGTGTCAATGGGGTCTATGGCCGCGTCTGGTGGTTATTATGTGTCTGCCCCTGCGGATAAAATCTTTGCAAGCCCTGAGACGCTTACCGGGTCGCTGGGTGTCATCATGCAGGGAGTGAACTATGCTGGCCTTGCGGAAAAGTATGGAGTTGAATTCACGACAATCAAAAGCGGGCCATACAAGGATATCATGAGCCCATCAAGACCGATGACTGATGATGAACGACAAATCCTCCAATCAATGATTGACAACTCTTATGAGGGCTTTGTTAAAGTCATTTCGGAAGGGCGCGGTTTGTCTGTTGAACGTGTCAAGGAAATTGCGGATGGCCGAATTTATGATGGACGTCAGGCAAAGCAGCTGAAACTGATTGATGGATTTGGTTACCTTGAGGATGTCATCGACAGTGTCAGGAAGGATCAAAAACTTGGGGACGCTACTGTCGTCAAATACACAGAAAGCATGGGCTTTGGTTCGTTTTTCAGCATGAGCGCACAAAAAATCATGGGGAAAGACGCAGAAATGGCAGGATTAATGAAGATATTGTCCCAGCCTAATTCACCACGCCTCATGTACTTATATGCGGAATAA
- a CDS encoding DUF2953 domain-containing protein translates to MMKWVLLSILLLTVLVLIILFTKVKIFLDYFHGNDNDHFKLTIKAWGGLIKFKIEVPVIKIDDDSPTIVAEQKIKSGPDENMKQQKTTQVDKNDLLSSLHDFKQLITHIAGFHKIIRNFLKKVTIRDIEWHTMVGVSDAAATAVLTGAFWAVKGGLIGVLSNYMKMKNMPVMKITPSFQQTVSITSFKCMIQVRVGHAILAGIKLVKYWKGGWPEFKSKPLSALSGENTNSV, encoded by the coding sequence ATGATGAAATGGGTGCTGCTTTCCATACTGCTTCTCACGGTGCTTGTACTTATAATTCTTTTTACTAAAGTTAAGATTTTTTTAGATTATTTCCATGGCAATGATAATGATCATTTTAAACTGACAATTAAAGCTTGGGGCGGATTGATCAAGTTCAAGATCGAAGTACCGGTCATAAAAATCGATGATGATTCTCCTACAATCGTGGCCGAGCAAAAAATTAAATCGGGGCCCGATGAAAATATGAAACAACAAAAAACCACTCAGGTTGATAAAAATGATTTACTCAGCAGCCTTCATGATTTCAAGCAGCTGATCACCCATATTGCCGGATTCCATAAAATCATCCGGAATTTTTTAAAAAAGGTGACGATCAGGGATATAGAATGGCATACGATGGTGGGTGTATCGGATGCAGCGGCTACAGCCGTTTTAACGGGTGCCTTTTGGGCAGTCAAAGGCGGACTGATAGGGGTATTAAGCAACTATATGAAAATGAAAAATATGCCAGTGATGAAGATTACACCAAGCTTCCAGCAAACCGTCTCAATTACTAGCTTTAAATGTATGATACAAGTCAGAGTCGGGCATGCTATTTTAGCAGGAATAAAGCTGGTTAAATATTGGAAAGGCGGCTGGCCCGAATTTAAATCAAAGCCATTATCCGCTCTTTCCGGTGAAAATACTAATTCTGTCTAA
- a CDS encoding acetate kinase — translation MSKIIAINAGSSSLKFQLFEMPSEEVITKGIVERIGLKDSIFTISVNGEKNKEVNDIPNHDVAVKILLDKLTSLGIIQSLDEIEGIGHRVVHGGEEFSDSVLITEEVLQKIEELSELAPLHNPANLTGIRAFQQVLPNVPAVAVFDTAFHQTMPENSFLYSLPYNYYKEYGIRKYGFHGTSHKYVSQRAAEMLGRPVEHLRLISCHLGNGASIAAIEGGKSIDTSMGFTPLAGVTMGTRSGNIDPALIPYIMEKTDKSADEVLDVLNKESGMLGVSGFSSDLRDIEDEAEKGNERAELALKVFADRIHKYIGSYAARMCGVDAIIFTAGIGENSSAIRARVLQGLEFMGIYWDPALNKVRGEEAFISYPHSPVKVMVIPTDEEVMIARDVVRLSK, via the coding sequence ATGTCTAAAATCATTGCAATCAATGCCGGGAGTTCGTCACTTAAGTTCCAATTGTTCGAAATGCCTAGCGAAGAAGTCATCACCAAAGGGATCGTTGAAAGGATCGGTCTGAAGGATTCCATTTTCACCATCTCTGTTAATGGCGAAAAGAACAAGGAAGTTAATGATATCCCGAATCATGATGTTGCGGTAAAAATCCTTCTTGATAAATTAACGTCTTTGGGAATTATTCAGTCTCTTGATGAAATCGAAGGAATCGGCCACCGTGTTGTTCACGGGGGTGAGGAGTTCAGTGATTCTGTATTGATCACAGAAGAGGTTCTACAAAAGATTGAAGAGCTATCAGAGCTTGCGCCACTGCACAACCCAGCTAACTTGACTGGTATCCGTGCATTCCAGCAAGTACTTCCGAATGTCCCTGCGGTTGCTGTGTTCGATACAGCTTTCCATCAGACAATGCCTGAGAATTCTTTCTTGTACAGCCTTCCATACAATTATTATAAAGAGTATGGAATCCGTAAGTACGGCTTCCATGGTACTTCACACAAATATGTTTCCCAGCGTGCAGCGGAAATGTTAGGCCGTCCGGTTGAGCACCTTCGCTTGATTTCCTGCCACCTTGGAAACGGTGCAAGTATCGCAGCAATCGAAGGCGGTAAGTCAATCGATACATCAATGGGCTTCACCCCGCTTGCAGGCGTGACGATGGGGACTCGTTCAGGTAACATCGACCCAGCTTTGATTCCATATATCATGGAAAAAACAGATAAATCTGCGGATGAAGTATTGGATGTCCTTAATAAAGAAAGCGGTATGCTTGGCGTATCCGGTTTTTCAAGTGACCTACGTGATATCGAAGACGAAGCAGAAAAAGGAAATGAACGTGCTGAGCTTGCATTGAAAGTTTTCGCAGACAGAATCCATAAATACATCGGTTCTTATGCAGCACGCATGTGCGGTGTTGACGCAATCATCTTTACGGCAGGTATTGGTGAAAATAGTTCCGCAATCCGTGCCCGTGTCCTTCAGGGCCTTGAGTTCATGGGAATCTACTGGGATCCAGCATTGAACAAAGTGCGCGGTGAAGAAGCTTTCATCAGCTACCCACACTCTCCAGTAAAAGTAATGGTCATCCCGACAGATGAGGAAGTCATGATCGCACGTGACGTCGTTCGTTTGTCAAAATAA
- a CDS encoding GNAT family N-acetyltransferase yields MFEYREINREEEVLNQVADLYQQVWEQEDSSIRGRVMRHAGYDGYKGFVAISEQGEVAGYAYGYFSQPGQYYHGLMEKAFTPEEYQNWLTDCFEFVELGVHPTFRNQGLAKQLVTVLVDGAEHQTAVLTTQRNNASARSLYENLGWSVLNDAFYPNGDQESYVIMGKKLQKEYT; encoded by the coding sequence ATGTTCGAGTATAGAGAAATTAATAGAGAAGAAGAGGTATTGAACCAAGTAGCGGACTTATACCAGCAAGTATGGGAGCAAGAAGATAGTTCCATTAGAGGTCGAGTGATGAGGCATGCAGGATATGATGGTTATAAAGGTTTTGTGGCTATTTCTGAGCAAGGGGAAGTGGCCGGTTACGCTTATGGTTACTTCTCTCAACCGGGTCAGTATTACCACGGATTAATGGAGAAGGCGTTCACTCCTGAAGAGTATCAAAATTGGTTAACGGATTGCTTTGAATTCGTTGAATTAGGAGTGCATCCAACATTTAGGAATCAAGGGCTGGCAAAACAATTGGTAACTGTGCTGGTAGATGGTGCAGAACATCAGACAGCAGTTTTAACCACTCAACGCAATAATGCTTCTGCCCGCAGTCTATATGAAAATCTGGGGTGGTCTGTTTTAAATGATGCCTTTTATCCAAATGGTGACCAAGAATCTTATGTCATTATGGGTAAAAAACTTCAAAAGGAGTATACATGA
- a CDS encoding EcsC family protein — MPLTQREQKVLDELSAWENNLYDYEPNDFELAYDRYLERSFSLLPEEVQDRFFTLFDSWLFHLHSLIQGSQLQMDAKERILSAGRVFQPNLETIEDLRELPIEQLEFIARQQIARHRLYSFVQGGMSGSGGNLVLGADMPAMAVINLRIVQLVAMTYGFEVNTPFEMMVALKVFHTATMPSRMQSAGWEELKNDIVQAEDFYFYEGNDDLTDVTWLEQPIKQIFKGMAILMFRKKHVQGMPLISMGIGAGANYQLTRRVTDFAHKFYQMRYFKEKGAL; from the coding sequence ATGCCTTTGACTCAACGGGAACAAAAGGTGCTGGATGAATTAAGTGCTTGGGAAAACAATCTCTATGACTATGAACCGAATGACTTTGAATTGGCGTATGACCGATACCTTGAACGATCTTTTTCGCTATTGCCAGAAGAGGTGCAGGACCGCTTTTTCACTTTGTTCGACAGCTGGCTTTTCCATCTACACTCCTTAATTCAGGGATCACAGCTGCAGATGGATGCCAAAGAACGCATTTTATCTGCTGGGCGTGTTTTTCAGCCGAACCTCGAAACGATTGAGGATTTAAGGGAGCTGCCTATTGAACAGCTTGAGTTCATTGCCAGGCAGCAAATCGCCAGACACAGGCTCTATTCCTTTGTCCAGGGCGGCATGTCGGGAAGCGGTGGAAATCTTGTGCTTGGGGCAGATATGCCGGCGATGGCCGTGATAAATCTGAGGATTGTCCAGCTGGTTGCCATGACATATGGATTCGAAGTGAATACACCATTCGAAATGATGGTCGCTTTGAAGGTTTTCCATACGGCAACAATGCCTTCCAGGATGCAGAGTGCGGGCTGGGAAGAACTGAAGAATGACATCGTACAGGCAGAAGACTTTTATTTCTACGAAGGCAATGATGACCTGACAGACGTGACTTGGCTTGAACAGCCAATCAAACAGATTTTCAAAGGAATGGCGATTCTGATGTTCCGCAAAAAGCATGTCCAGGGCATGCCTTTGATCAGCATGGGGATCGGCGCGGGAGCGAATTATCAATTGACGAGAAGAGTTACGGATTTCGCCCATAAATTTTATCAGATGAGATATTTTAAAGAAAAAGGAGCTCTATAG
- the tpx gene encoding thiol peroxidase: MASVTFKGNPVTLLGNEVKVGDQAPDFKVLANDLSEVTLQDSKGQVRLISVVPSLDTGVCDAQTRRFNEETANLGNVKILTVSVDLPFAQKRWCGAAGIDKVQTLSDHRELSFGEAYGVAIKELRLLARAVFVVDSNDKVTYVEYVSEATDHPNYEAAIEAAKQAN, encoded by the coding sequence ATGGCATCTGTTACATTTAAGGGGAACCCAGTTACATTGCTAGGAAATGAAGTAAAGGTAGGAGACCAGGCACCAGATTTCAAAGTGCTTGCAAACGATCTTTCTGAAGTAACTCTTCAAGATTCAAAAGGACAAGTACGTTTAATCAGCGTTGTTCCTTCACTAGACACAGGAGTTTGTGATGCACAGACTCGCCGTTTCAATGAAGAAACTGCCAACCTTGGCAACGTGAAAATCCTGACAGTCAGCGTGGACCTTCCTTTCGCGCAAAAGCGCTGGTGTGGAGCTGCTGGAATCGATAAAGTCCAAACACTATCAGACCACCGCGAGCTTTCTTTCGGAGAAGCTTACGGAGTAGCAATCAAAGAACTTCGCCTGCTAGCTCGCGCAGTATTTGTTGTTGACTCAAACGACAAAGTCACATACGTTGAGTATGTAAGCGAAGCAACAGACCACCCTAACTACGAAGCAGCAATCGAAGCTGCAAAGCAAGCGAACTAA
- the rarD gene encoding EamA family transporter RarD — protein MDKRTEQQAGVLYAAFSYILWGILPVYWKLLHHVNADEILANRVFWSFFFIAGILVINKKWGLFTGTLRGLAQNKKQLAALSVASMLISINWFMYIWAVNTDQMIQASLGYYINPLVSVLLGIIFLKERLSLLQYLSFALAAIGVLVMTVSYGQFPWIALSLAISFGLYGLAKKLIKVDSAVGLALETLVVMPLAAIYIGYLMIKGTNSLFAGSLSTTLLLAGAGAATAVPLLFFAKGAQRIPLATLGILQYIAPTLTLILGVFVYHETFSAVHLLAFTFIWSALILYSLSRTKMAAALSVKWKKEKGLPM, from the coding sequence ATGGATAAAAGGACTGAACAACAAGCTGGAGTACTGTACGCAGCTTTTTCGTATATATTATGGGGTATCCTTCCTGTTTATTGGAAGCTATTGCATCATGTAAATGCCGATGAAATTTTAGCAAACCGTGTATTTTGGTCTTTTTTCTTCATCGCTGGCATTTTAGTCATTAACAAGAAATGGGGACTTTTCACAGGGACATTGCGCGGACTGGCCCAGAACAAAAAGCAATTAGCTGCCCTTTCTGTGGCATCCATGCTAATCAGCATTAACTGGTTCATGTATATCTGGGCTGTCAATACAGATCAGATGATTCAAGCAAGCCTAGGTTATTATATCAATCCGCTGGTAAGCGTACTGCTGGGAATAATTTTCTTGAAGGAACGTCTTTCCTTACTTCAATATCTATCATTTGCGCTGGCGGCTATCGGTGTGTTGGTGATGACGGTTTCTTATGGCCAATTCCCGTGGATTGCACTATCACTCGCCATTTCATTTGGCCTTTATGGATTGGCAAAGAAATTGATCAAGGTAGATTCTGCTGTCGGCCTCGCGCTCGAAACACTGGTCGTCATGCCGCTTGCAGCGATCTACATTGGCTACCTTATGATTAAGGGGACGAACTCACTGTTTGCTGGTTCATTATCGACTACCTTGCTGCTGGCTGGTGCAGGAGCGGCAACGGCGGTTCCTTTGCTGTTTTTCGCAAAAGGTGCTCAAAGGATCCCATTGGCAACACTAGGAATACTGCAATATATCGCACCAACTTTGACACTCATCCTAGGTGTATTCGTCTATCACGAAACATTCTCGGCAGTCCATCTGCTGGCCTTTACCTTTATCTGGTCTGCTTTGATCCTCTATTCCTTATCAAGGACAAAGATGGCCGCAGCACTGTCAGTCAAGTGGAAAAAAGAAAAAGGTTTGCCTATGTAA